The genomic stretch TTGGGATCGGCGATGCGATCCACCTCCCGGCCAAGTGCTTTCATCTCCTTTTCTGCGAAATCCCTAGCTTTGCGCTGAATAGCAAGTTGCTCCTCGGTTAAACTAAAATCTATCATTTAATTCCCCCTTCTTGTTTTCTGAAGATATCCAAGAACCTGGACCTG from Deltaproteobacteria bacterium encodes the following:
- a CDS encoding acyl-CoA/acyl-ACP dehydrogenase — protein: MIDFSLTEEQLAIQRKARDFAEKEMKALGREVDRIADP